The following proteins are co-located in the Phocoena phocoena chromosome 1, mPhoPho1.1, whole genome shotgun sequence genome:
- the ITGA10 gene encoding integrin alpha-10 isoform X1, translating into MEFPLIPHLFLPLMFLTGLCSPFNLDVHHPRLFPGPPEAEFGYSVLQHVGGGRRWMLVGAPWDGPSGDRRGDVYRCPVGGSHNAPCAKGHLGDYPLGNSSRPAVNMHLGMSLLETVGDGGFMACAPLWSRACGSSVFSSGICARVDASFRPQGSLAPTVQRCPTYMDVVIVLDGSNSIYPWSEVQTFLRRLVGRLFIDPEQIQVGLVQYGESSVHEWSLGDFRTKEEVVRAARNLSRREGRETKTAQAIMMACTEGFSQSHGGRPEAARLLVVVTDGESHDGEELPTALKACEAGRVTRYGIAVLGHYLRRQRDPSAFLREIRAIASDPDERFFFNVTDEAALTDIVDALGDRIFGLEGSHGENESSFGLEMSQIGFSTHRLKDGILFGMVGAYDWGGSVLWLEEGRRLFPPRTALEDEFPPALQNHAAYLGYSVSSMLLRGGRRLFLSGAPRFRHRGKVIAFQLKKDGAVRVAQSLHGEQIGSYFGSELCPLDTDGDGTTDVLLVAAPMFLGPQNKETGRVYVYLVGQQSLLTLQGTLQPEPPQDARFGFAMAALPDLNQDGFADVAMGAPLEDGHRGALYLYHGTQSGVKPCPAQRIAAVSMPQALSYFGRSVDGRLDLDGDDLVDVAVGAQGAAILLSSRPIVHLAPSLDVTPPAISVVQRDCKRRSQEAACLSAALCFQVTSRTPGRWDRQFHVRFTASLDEWTAGARAAFDGSGQRLSPRRLRLSVGTITCEPLHFHVLDTSDYLRPVALTVTFALDNTTKPGPVLDEGSPTSIRKLVPFSKDCGPDNECVTDLVLRANMNIRGSRKDPFVVRGGRRKVLVSATLKNRKENAYNTSLSLNFSRNLHLSSFTPQGDGPVKVECAAPSPHARLCSVGHPVFQAGAKVTFLLEFEFSCSFLLSQVLVSLTATSNSLERNGTLHDNTAQTSAYIQYEPHLLFSSESTLHRYEVHPYGTLPVGPGPEFKTTLRVQNLGCYVVSGLIISALLPAVAHGGNYFLSLSQVITNNASCTVQNLTEPPEPPVRPEELQHTSWLNGNNSRCQVMRCHLGRLAKGTEVSVGLLRLVHNEFFRRAKFKSLTVVSTFELGTEEGSVLQLTEASRWSESLLEVIQSRPVLISLWILIGSVLGGLLLLALLVFCLWKLGFFARKKIPEEEKREEKLEQ; encoded by the exons ATGGAGTTCCCCCTCATCCCCCACCTGTTCTTGCCTCTGATGTTCCTGACAG GTCTCTGCTCCCCCTTTAACCTGGACGTGCATCACCCACGCCTATTTCCAGGGCCACCGGAGGCTGAATTTGGATACAGTGTCTTACAACATGTTGGGGGTGGACGCCGATG GATGTTGGTGGGTGCGCCCTGGGATGGGCCTTCAGGCGACCGAAGGGGGGATGTTTATCGCTGCCCTGTAGGGGGCTCCCACAATGCCCCATGTGCCAAGGGCCACTTGG GTGACTATCCACTGGGAAATTCATCTCGTCCTGCTGTGAATATGCACCTGGGGATGTCTCTACTGGAGACAGTTGGTGATGGGGGATTCATG GCTTGTGCCCCTCTCTGGTCTCGTGCTTGTGGCTCATCTGTCTTCAGTTCTGGGATATGTGCCCGTGTAGATGCTTCGTTCCGgccccagggaagcctggcaccCACTGTACAAC GCTGTCCCACATACATGGATGTCGTCATTGTGTTGGATGGCTCCAACAGCATCTACCCCTGGTCTGAAGTTCAGACCTTCCTGCGAAGACTAGTAGGGAGATTATTTATTGACCCGGAGCAGATACAG GTGGGACTGGTACAGTATGGGGAGAGCTCTGTACACGAGTGGTCCCTGGGAGATTTCCGAACCAAAgaagaagtggtgagagcagcaAGGAACCTGAGCCGGCGGGAGGGACGAGAAACAAAGACTGCTCAAGCAATAATGATGGCCTG caCAGAAGGATTCAGTCAGTCCCATGGGGGCCGACCAGAGGCTGCCAGGCTACTGGTGGTTGTCACTGATGGAGAGTCACATGATGGAGAGGAACTTCCTACAGCACTAAAGGCCTGCGAAGCTGGCAGAGTGACACGCTATGGGATTGCG GTCCTTGGTCACTACCTCCGGCGGCAGCGAGACCCCAGCGCTTTCCTGCGGGAAATCAGAGCTATTGCCAGTGATCCAGACGAGAGATTCTTCTTCAATGTCACAGATGAAGCAGCACTGACTGACATTGTGGATGCATTAGGGGACCGGATTTTTGGCCTTGAGG GGTCCCACGGAGAAAATGAAAGCTCCTTTGGGCTGGAAATGTCTCAGATTGGTTTCTCTACTCATCGGCTAAAG GATGGGATTCTCTTCGGGATGGTAGGGGCTTATGACTGGGGGGGCTCAGTGTTATGGCTTGAAGAAGGTCGCCGCCTCTTCCCGCCACGGACGGCCCTGGAAGATGAGTTCCCCCCTGCGTTGCAGAACCATGCAGCCTACCTGG GTTACTCAGTTTCCTCCATGCTTTTGCGGGGTGGACGCCGCCTCTTTCTCTCAGGAGCTCCTCGGTTTAGACATCGAGGAAAGGTCATCGCCTTCCAGCTTAAGAAAGATGGGGCTGTGAGGGTCGCCCAGAGCCTCCACGGGGAGCAG ATTGGCTCGTACTTTGGCAGTGAGCTCTGCCCATTGGATACGGATGGGGATGGAACAACTGACGTCTTGCTTGTGGCTGCCCCCATGTTCCTGGGGCCCCAGAACAAGGAGACAGGACGTGTTTATGTGTATCTGGTGGGCCAG CAGTCCTTGCTGACACTCCAGGGAACACTTCAGCCAGAACCCCCGCAGGATGCTCGGTTTGGCTTTGCCATGGCTGCCCTTCCTGATCTGAACCAAGATGGTTTTGCTGATGTGGCTATGGGAGCGCCCCTGGAGGATGGGCACCGTGGAGCACTGTACCTCTATCACGGGACCCAGAGTGGAGTCAAGCCCTGTCCTGCCCAG cgGATTGCTGCTGTCTCCATGCCACAGGCCCTCAGCTACTTTGGCCGAAGTGTGGATGGCCGGTTAGATCTGGATGGAGATGACCTGGTAGATGTTGCTGTGGGTGCCCAAGGGGCAGCCATCCTGCTCAG CTCCCGGCCCATTGTCCACCTGGCCCCTTCACTGGATGTGACCCCGCCGGCCATCAGTGTGGTTCAGAGGGACTGCAAGCGACGCAGCCAGGAGGCAGCCTGCCTATCCGCAGCCCTTTGCTTCCAAGTGACCTCCCGCACTCCCGGTCGCTGGGATCGCCAATTCC ATGTGCGGTTCACAGCATCGCTGGATGAGTGGACAGCTGGGGCCCGTGCAGCGTTTGACGGCTCTGGCCAGAGGCTGTCCCCTCGGCGGCTCCGGCTCAGTGTGGGGACTATCACTTGTGAGCCGCTGCACTTCCATGTGCtg GATACATCAGATTACCTCCGGCCAGTGGCCTTGACTGTGACCTTTGCTTTGGACAACACCACAAAGCCAGGGCCTGTGCTGGATGAGGGCTCACCTACCTCCATACGAAAGCTG gTCCCCTTCTCGAAGGACTGTGGCCCTGACAATGAATGTGTCACAGATCTGGTACTTCGAGCTAATATGAACATCAGAGGCTCCAG GAAGGATCCATTCGTGGTTCGAGGTGGTCGGCGGAAAGTGCTGGTGTCAGCAACTCTGAAGAACAGGAAGGAAAATGCCTACAACACTAGCCTGAGTCTCAACTTCTCCAGAAACCTTCACCTATCCAGTTTTACTCCTCAG GGGGACGGCCCAGTGAAGGTGGAGTGTGCAGCCCCTTCCCCTCATGCCCGCCTCTGCAGCGTGGGGCATCCTGTCTTCCAGGCTGGAGCCAAG GTGACCTTTCTGCTAGAGTTTGAGTTTAGCTGCTCCTTCCTCCTGAGCCAGGTCCTTGTGAGTCTGACTGCCACCAG CAATAGCCTGGAGAGAAATGGCACGCTTCATGATAACACAGCCCAGACCTCAGCCTACATCCAGTATGAGCCTCACCTCCTATTCTCTAG TGAGTCCACTCTGCACCGCTATGAGGTTCACCCATATGGGACCCTCCCAGTGGGCCCTGGCCCTGAATTCAAAACCACTCTTAGG GTTCAGAACCTTGGCTGCTATGTGGTCAGTGGCCTCATCATCTCAGCCCTCCTTCCAGCTGTGGCCCATGGGGGCAATTACTTCCTGTCACTGTCTCAAGTCATCACTAACAAT GCAAGCTGCACAGTGCAGAACCTGACTGAGCCCCCAGAGCCCCCTGTGCGTCCAGAGGAGCTTCAGCACACAAGCTGGCTG AATGGGAACAACTCCCGGTGTCAGGTCATGAGGTGCCACCTTGGGCGACTGGCAAAGGGGACTGAGGTCTCTGTTGGACTACTGAGGCTGGTTCACAATGAATTTTTCCGAAGG GCCAAATTCAAGTCTCTGACAGTGGTCAGCACCTTCGAGCTGGGAACTGAGGAGGGCAGTGTCCTACAGCTGACTGAAGCCTCCCGTTGGagtgag AGCCTCCTGGAGGTAATTCAGTCCCGCCCTGTCCTCATCTCCCTGTGGATCCTCATTGGCAGTGTCCTGGGAGGGCTGCTTCTGCTTGCTCTCCTTGTCTTCTGCCTTTGGAAG CTTGGCTTCTTTGCCCGTAAGAAAATccctgaggaagaaaaaagagaagagaaattggAGCAATGA
- the ITGA10 gene encoding integrin alpha-10 isoform X2 — protein sequence MEFPLIPHLFLPLMFLTGCPTYMDVVIVLDGSNSIYPWSEVQTFLRRLVGRLFIDPEQIQVGLVQYGESSVHEWSLGDFRTKEEVVRAARNLSRREGRETKTAQAIMMACTEGFSQSHGGRPEAARLLVVVTDGESHDGEELPTALKACEAGRVTRYGIAVLGHYLRRQRDPSAFLREIRAIASDPDERFFFNVTDEAALTDIVDALGDRIFGLEGSHGENESSFGLEMSQIGFSTHRLKDGILFGMVGAYDWGGSVLWLEEGRRLFPPRTALEDEFPPALQNHAAYLGYSVSSMLLRGGRRLFLSGAPRFRHRGKVIAFQLKKDGAVRVAQSLHGEQIGSYFGSELCPLDTDGDGTTDVLLVAAPMFLGPQNKETGRVYVYLVGQQSLLTLQGTLQPEPPQDARFGFAMAALPDLNQDGFADVAMGAPLEDGHRGALYLYHGTQSGVKPCPAQRIAAVSMPQALSYFGRSVDGRLDLDGDDLVDVAVGAQGAAILLSSRPIVHLAPSLDVTPPAISVVQRDCKRRSQEAACLSAALCFQVTSRTPGRWDRQFHVRFTASLDEWTAGARAAFDGSGQRLSPRRLRLSVGTITCEPLHFHVLDTSDYLRPVALTVTFALDNTTKPGPVLDEGSPTSIRKLVPFSKDCGPDNECVTDLVLRANMNIRGSRKDPFVVRGGRRKVLVSATLKNRKENAYNTSLSLNFSRNLHLSSFTPQGDGPVKVECAAPSPHARLCSVGHPVFQAGAKVTFLLEFEFSCSFLLSQVLVSLTATSNSLERNGTLHDNTAQTSAYIQYEPHLLFSSESTLHRYEVHPYGTLPVGPGPEFKTTLRVQNLGCYVVSGLIISALLPAVAHGGNYFLSLSQVITNNASCTVQNLTEPPEPPVRPEELQHTSWLNGNNSRCQVMRCHLGRLAKGTEVSVGLLRLVHNEFFRRAKFKSLTVVSTFELGTEEGSVLQLTEASRWSESLLEVIQSRPVLISLWILIGSVLGGLLLLALLVFCLWKLGFFARKKIPEEEKREEKLEQ from the exons ATGGAGTTCCCCCTCATCCCCCACCTGTTCTTGCCTCTGATGTTCCTGACAG GCTGTCCCACATACATGGATGTCGTCATTGTGTTGGATGGCTCCAACAGCATCTACCCCTGGTCTGAAGTTCAGACCTTCCTGCGAAGACTAGTAGGGAGATTATTTATTGACCCGGAGCAGATACAG GTGGGACTGGTACAGTATGGGGAGAGCTCTGTACACGAGTGGTCCCTGGGAGATTTCCGAACCAAAgaagaagtggtgagagcagcaAGGAACCTGAGCCGGCGGGAGGGACGAGAAACAAAGACTGCTCAAGCAATAATGATGGCCTG caCAGAAGGATTCAGTCAGTCCCATGGGGGCCGACCAGAGGCTGCCAGGCTACTGGTGGTTGTCACTGATGGAGAGTCACATGATGGAGAGGAACTTCCTACAGCACTAAAGGCCTGCGAAGCTGGCAGAGTGACACGCTATGGGATTGCG GTCCTTGGTCACTACCTCCGGCGGCAGCGAGACCCCAGCGCTTTCCTGCGGGAAATCAGAGCTATTGCCAGTGATCCAGACGAGAGATTCTTCTTCAATGTCACAGATGAAGCAGCACTGACTGACATTGTGGATGCATTAGGGGACCGGATTTTTGGCCTTGAGG GGTCCCACGGAGAAAATGAAAGCTCCTTTGGGCTGGAAATGTCTCAGATTGGTTTCTCTACTCATCGGCTAAAG GATGGGATTCTCTTCGGGATGGTAGGGGCTTATGACTGGGGGGGCTCAGTGTTATGGCTTGAAGAAGGTCGCCGCCTCTTCCCGCCACGGACGGCCCTGGAAGATGAGTTCCCCCCTGCGTTGCAGAACCATGCAGCCTACCTGG GTTACTCAGTTTCCTCCATGCTTTTGCGGGGTGGACGCCGCCTCTTTCTCTCAGGAGCTCCTCGGTTTAGACATCGAGGAAAGGTCATCGCCTTCCAGCTTAAGAAAGATGGGGCTGTGAGGGTCGCCCAGAGCCTCCACGGGGAGCAG ATTGGCTCGTACTTTGGCAGTGAGCTCTGCCCATTGGATACGGATGGGGATGGAACAACTGACGTCTTGCTTGTGGCTGCCCCCATGTTCCTGGGGCCCCAGAACAAGGAGACAGGACGTGTTTATGTGTATCTGGTGGGCCAG CAGTCCTTGCTGACACTCCAGGGAACACTTCAGCCAGAACCCCCGCAGGATGCTCGGTTTGGCTTTGCCATGGCTGCCCTTCCTGATCTGAACCAAGATGGTTTTGCTGATGTGGCTATGGGAGCGCCCCTGGAGGATGGGCACCGTGGAGCACTGTACCTCTATCACGGGACCCAGAGTGGAGTCAAGCCCTGTCCTGCCCAG cgGATTGCTGCTGTCTCCATGCCACAGGCCCTCAGCTACTTTGGCCGAAGTGTGGATGGCCGGTTAGATCTGGATGGAGATGACCTGGTAGATGTTGCTGTGGGTGCCCAAGGGGCAGCCATCCTGCTCAG CTCCCGGCCCATTGTCCACCTGGCCCCTTCACTGGATGTGACCCCGCCGGCCATCAGTGTGGTTCAGAGGGACTGCAAGCGACGCAGCCAGGAGGCAGCCTGCCTATCCGCAGCCCTTTGCTTCCAAGTGACCTCCCGCACTCCCGGTCGCTGGGATCGCCAATTCC ATGTGCGGTTCACAGCATCGCTGGATGAGTGGACAGCTGGGGCCCGTGCAGCGTTTGACGGCTCTGGCCAGAGGCTGTCCCCTCGGCGGCTCCGGCTCAGTGTGGGGACTATCACTTGTGAGCCGCTGCACTTCCATGTGCtg GATACATCAGATTACCTCCGGCCAGTGGCCTTGACTGTGACCTTTGCTTTGGACAACACCACAAAGCCAGGGCCTGTGCTGGATGAGGGCTCACCTACCTCCATACGAAAGCTG gTCCCCTTCTCGAAGGACTGTGGCCCTGACAATGAATGTGTCACAGATCTGGTACTTCGAGCTAATATGAACATCAGAGGCTCCAG GAAGGATCCATTCGTGGTTCGAGGTGGTCGGCGGAAAGTGCTGGTGTCAGCAACTCTGAAGAACAGGAAGGAAAATGCCTACAACACTAGCCTGAGTCTCAACTTCTCCAGAAACCTTCACCTATCCAGTTTTACTCCTCAG GGGGACGGCCCAGTGAAGGTGGAGTGTGCAGCCCCTTCCCCTCATGCCCGCCTCTGCAGCGTGGGGCATCCTGTCTTCCAGGCTGGAGCCAAG GTGACCTTTCTGCTAGAGTTTGAGTTTAGCTGCTCCTTCCTCCTGAGCCAGGTCCTTGTGAGTCTGACTGCCACCAG CAATAGCCTGGAGAGAAATGGCACGCTTCATGATAACACAGCCCAGACCTCAGCCTACATCCAGTATGAGCCTCACCTCCTATTCTCTAG TGAGTCCACTCTGCACCGCTATGAGGTTCACCCATATGGGACCCTCCCAGTGGGCCCTGGCCCTGAATTCAAAACCACTCTTAGG GTTCAGAACCTTGGCTGCTATGTGGTCAGTGGCCTCATCATCTCAGCCCTCCTTCCAGCTGTGGCCCATGGGGGCAATTACTTCCTGTCACTGTCTCAAGTCATCACTAACAAT GCAAGCTGCACAGTGCAGAACCTGACTGAGCCCCCAGAGCCCCCTGTGCGTCCAGAGGAGCTTCAGCACACAAGCTGGCTG AATGGGAACAACTCCCGGTGTCAGGTCATGAGGTGCCACCTTGGGCGACTGGCAAAGGGGACTGAGGTCTCTGTTGGACTACTGAGGCTGGTTCACAATGAATTTTTCCGAAGG GCCAAATTCAAGTCTCTGACAGTGGTCAGCACCTTCGAGCTGGGAACTGAGGAGGGCAGTGTCCTACAGCTGACTGAAGCCTCCCGTTGGagtgag AGCCTCCTGGAGGTAATTCAGTCCCGCCCTGTCCTCATCTCCCTGTGGATCCTCATTGGCAGTGTCCTGGGAGGGCTGCTTCTGCTTGCTCTCCTTGTCTTCTGCCTTTGGAAG CTTGGCTTCTTTGCCCGTAAGAAAATccctgaggaagaaaaaagagaagagaaattggAGCAATGA